Proteins encoded in a region of the Chryseobacterium piperi genome:
- the guaA gene encoding glutamine-hydrolyzing GMP synthase has product MNNGIIILDFGSQYNQLIGRRIREMGVYSEILPYNTPLQDILERQPKGIILSGGPSSVNAENAHLVEKELYEQGIPVLGICYGMQLTARVLGGKVNKGEKGEYGKAHLDIIKENALLKGVAQNSIVWMSHFDEVGDLPAGFELNAKSGVIASISNPERQIYCVQFHPEVSHTEEGGKMLENFVFSICDAEKNWKLTNYIEKTVAEIKERVGDNKVILGLSGGVDSSVAAVLIHKAIGDQLTCIFVDTGLLRKNEDVKVMENYGEHFHMNIKLVDASERFLSKLAGVDDPEQKRKIIGNEFIHVFDEESHKIEGAKFLAQGTIYPDVIESQSVNGPSAVIKSHHNVGGLPEDMEFELLEPLRELFKDEVRKVGEELGIPHHLVYRHPFPGPGLGIRILGAVDAEKVRILQEADDIFIEELYKNDLYEKVSQAFVVLLPVKSVGVMGDERTYEYTAVVRSANTIDFMTATWSRLPYEFLDTVSSRIINEVRGINRVAYDISSKPPATIEWE; this is encoded by the coding sequence ATGAACAACGGTATTATCATATTAGATTTCGGATCCCAGTACAATCAGCTTATCGGAAGAAGAATCCGTGAGATGGGAGTATATTCTGAAATCTTACCTTACAATACACCTTTACAAGATATTTTAGAAAGACAGCCAAAAGGGATTATCCTTTCCGGTGGGCCAAGTTCTGTGAATGCAGAAAACGCTCATTTGGTTGAAAAAGAACTCTACGAACAAGGAATTCCTGTGTTGGGAATCTGTTATGGAATGCAGCTGACAGCACGTGTTTTAGGTGGAAAAGTAAATAAAGGAGAAAAAGGAGAGTATGGAAAAGCTCATTTGGATATTATTAAAGAGAATGCCTTACTAAAAGGAGTCGCTCAAAATTCTATTGTTTGGATGAGCCATTTTGATGAGGTAGGGGATTTACCAGCTGGTTTTGAATTGAATGCCAAATCAGGAGTTATCGCTTCTATTTCCAACCCTGAAAGACAAATTTATTGTGTTCAGTTCCATCCGGAGGTTTCTCATACAGAAGAAGGCGGTAAAATGCTTGAAAACTTTGTTTTCTCTATCTGTGATGCAGAGAAAAACTGGAAACTAACCAACTATATCGAAAAAACAGTTGCTGAAATCAAAGAAAGAGTAGGAGACAACAAAGTAATCCTGGGTCTTTCAGGAGGAGTAGACTCTTCTGTAGCTGCTGTTTTGATTCATAAGGCAATCGGTGACCAATTGACTTGTATCTTCGTAGATACGGGTCTGTTGAGAAAAAATGAAGATGTAAAAGTAATGGAGAACTATGGAGAACACTTCCATATGAACATTAAGTTGGTTGATGCTTCAGAAAGATTCCTATCAAAATTGGCAGGAGTTGATGATCCTGAACAAAAGAGAAAGATCATCGGAAATGAATTTATCCATGTTTTTGATGAAGAATCTCATAAAATTGAAGGGGCTAAATTTTTGGCACAAGGAACGATTTATCCTGACGTTATCGAAAGTCAGTCCGTAAACGGACCTTCTGCTGTTATTAAATCTCACCATAATGTTGGCGGACTTCCGGAAGATATGGAATTCGAACTATTAGAGCCTTTAAGAGAGCTTTTCAAGGACGAAGTAAGAAAAGTTGGAGAAGAACTTGGTATTCCTCATCATCTGGTGTACAGACACCCGTTCCCGGGTCCTGGTTTAGGAATCAGAATTTTAGGAGCAGTAGATGCTGAAAAAGTAAGAATCCTTCAGGAAGCTGATGACATTTTCATTGAAGAATTGTATAAAAATGACCTGTACGAAAAAGTTTCCCAGGCTTTCGTGGTATTGCTTCCTGTGAAATCTGTTGGAGTGATGGGAGATGAAAGAACCTATGAATATACAGCGGTCGTTCGTTCTGCCAACACTATTGATTTTATGACGGCAACATGGAGCAGACTTCCTTATGAATTTTTAGATACTGTTTCCAGTAGAATCATCAATGAGGTAAGAGGAATCAA
- the purD gene encoding phosphoribosylamine--glycine ligase, giving the protein MRILIIGEGGRESALAVKLHQDSRVTKMFFANGNATTDVIGKNVHLSEIKELRDFAIKEKVDLTIVGPEAPLVAGLKDEFKKHDLKVFGPNQKVASLEGSKAFSKKFMQTYDIKTAKAVVFDSYNNAKEYVQTQEYPLVIKASGLAGGKGVVICDTLEEAEATIHDFMIRRIYGDAGIRLVIEEYLQGFEASIIAFSNGEKLFPCIAAKDYKKAGNGDTGPNTGGMGSVAPSPEFTAEHQADFEKNILEPTIHGLKEEGFSFKGIIFFGLMVTKNGTYLLEYNMRFGDPETQVLMALMENNLLDVINDCMNGKDIELKFKDEKAVCLVMCSGGYPRNIETGFEIKNEDKVKHSQLLYAGAVRRGDKVVSNGGRVLNLVATGATYEDARKKVYEDALPVHFDYSFYREDIGKF; this is encoded by the coding sequence ATGAGAATATTAATCATAGGTGAAGGTGGAAGAGAATCTGCATTGGCAGTAAAGCTTCATCAAGACTCCAGAGTTACTAAAATGTTTTTTGCTAACGGAAACGCTACCACTGATGTAATAGGGAAAAATGTTCATTTATCTGAAATTAAAGAACTTAGAGATTTCGCTATTAAAGAGAAGGTAGATCTTACCATCGTAGGTCCTGAGGCACCACTTGTAGCAGGTTTAAAGGATGAATTTAAGAAGCATGATCTTAAAGTTTTCGGTCCGAATCAAAAAGTAGCAAGTCTGGAAGGAAGTAAGGCTTTCTCTAAGAAATTTATGCAGACCTATGATATTAAAACAGCTAAAGCTGTGGTATTTGATTCATATAACAATGCTAAAGAATATGTACAAACTCAGGAATATCCTTTAGTAATCAAAGCTAGTGGTTTAGCAGGTGGAAAAGGAGTAGTAATCTGTGATACTTTGGAAGAAGCAGAAGCAACGATCCATGATTTCATGATCCGCAGAATCTATGGAGATGCCGGAATCCGTTTGGTGATCGAGGAGTATCTGCAAGGTTTTGAGGCTTCTATCATTGCATTCTCTAATGGTGAGAAACTATTCCCTTGTATAGCAGCAAAAGATTATAAAAAAGCCGGAAATGGTGATACAGGCCCTAATACAGGAGGTATGGGTTCAGTAGCTCCAAGCCCGGAGTTTACGGCAGAACATCAGGCAGATTTCGAAAAGAATATCCTAGAGCCCACTATTCATGGTCTTAAAGAAGAAGGATTCAGCTTTAAAGGAATTATCTTCTTTGGATTGATGGTAACGAAGAACGGAACTTATCTTCTGGAATACAATATGAGATTCGGAGATCCGGAAACTCAGGTATTAATGGCTCTTATGGAAAACAATCTGTTAGATGTAATCAACGATTGTATGAACGGAAAAGACATTGAGCTTAAATTTAAAGACGAAAAAGCAGTTTGTCTGGTAATGTGTTCAGGAGGATATCCAAGAAACATAGAAACAGGTTTTGAGATCAAAAACGAAGATAAAGTAAAACACAGCCAGCTATTATATGCCGGAGCTGTAAGAAGAGGAGATAAAGTGGTTTCCAATGGAGGTAGAGTACTTAATCTCGTTGCTACAGGTGCTACTTATGAAGACGCCCGCAAGAAAGTATACGAAGATGCACTTCCGGTTCACTTCGACTATAGCTTCTACAGAGAAGACATCGGAAAGTTTTAA
- the purH gene encoding bifunctional phosphoribosylaminoimidazolecarboxamide formyltransferase/IMP cyclohydrolase yields MSKKRVLISVSDKSGLIEFAQFLEAQNYELISTGGTFKHLKEAGLNPIQIDEVTDFPEMLDGRVKTLHPKVHGGLLAVRSNEEHMKTVQEYGIGLIDMVIVNLYPFFENVNKDISLHEKVEFIDIGGPSMLRSAAKNFDSVTVITDVEDYSTVKIEMEQNGDTYIETRKKLAGKVFNLTSAYDAAISRMLLDEEYPTYLSASYKKASDLRYGENPHQTAAYYVSTFENGAMKDFEQLGGKELSFNNLRDMDLCWKVVNEFKEEMACCAVKHSTPCGVAIGTSALETYQKTFECDPVSIFGGIVAMNYKIDAATAEELNKTFLEIVMAPDFDEEALEVLRKKKNLRIIKIVNPVSDKQTWVKIDGGILVQDNDTFFSDDIKVVTEVQPTEEQKKALLFSQRVVKYVRSNAIVVSNGIQAFGIGGGQVNRIWATQQAIERAKEKFSGDLVLASDAFFPFRDVVDFCAQEGIKAIIQPGGSVKDQDSIEAANEHKIPMMFTGVRHFLH; encoded by the coding sequence ATGAGTAAAAAGAGAGTTTTAATCAGTGTCTCTGACAAGAGCGGATTAATCGAATTTGCGCAGTTTTTGGAAGCCCAGAATTATGAGCTGATTTCTACCGGAGGGACATTCAAGCATTTGAAAGAGGCTGGTTTAAATCCGATTCAGATTGATGAGGTAACCGATTTTCCTGAAATGCTGGATGGTAGAGTAAAGACTTTACATCCGAAAGTGCACGGTGGATTATTAGCTGTTCGTTCCAATGAAGAACACATGAAAACAGTTCAAGAGTACGGAATTGGTTTAATCGATATGGTGATCGTCAACCTTTACCCTTTCTTTGAAAATGTAAACAAAGACATTTCTTTACATGAAAAGGTAGAGTTTATTGATATCGGAGGTCCATCAATGCTTCGTTCAGCGGCTAAAAACTTTGACTCTGTTACTGTTATTACTGACGTTGAGGATTACTCAACTGTTAAAATTGAAATGGAGCAGAATGGGGATACGTATATCGAAACCCGTAAAAAACTGGCAGGGAAAGTATTTAACCTTACTTCTGCTTATGATGCTGCTATTTCAAGAATGCTTTTAGATGAAGAATATCCTACTTATTTAAGTGCTTCCTATAAAAAAGCATCTGACTTAAGATATGGTGAAAACCCACATCAGACGGCAGCTTACTACGTTTCTACTTTCGAAAACGGAGCAATGAAAGATTTCGAACAACTTGGAGGTAAAGAGCTTTCTTTCAATAACCTTCGTGATATGGATCTTTGCTGGAAAGTAGTGAATGAATTCAAAGAAGAGATGGCTTGTTGTGCTGTAAAACACTCTACACCTTGTGGTGTGGCGATCGGAACTTCAGCCCTGGAAACTTATCAGAAGACTTTTGAATGTGATCCGGTTTCTATCTTTGGCGGAATTGTTGCTATGAACTATAAGATCGATGCAGCAACAGCTGAAGAATTAAATAAAACTTTCCTTGAAATTGTAATGGCTCCTGATTTTGATGAGGAAGCTTTAGAAGTTTTAAGAAAGAAGAAAAATTTAAGAATTATAAAAATTGTCAATCCTGTTTCTGATAAACAGACATGGGTGAAAATAGACGGTGGAATCCTTGTTCAGGATAACGATACTTTCTTCTCTGATGATATCAAGGTAGTTACTGAAGTACAGCCTACAGAAGAACAGAAAAAAGCATTGCTTTTCTCCCAGAGAGTAGTGAAGTACGTTAGGTCCAATGCGATTGTTGTTTCCAATGGAATTCAGGCTTTCGGAATCGGAGGCGGACAGGTTAACAGAATCTGGGCTACGCAGCAGGCGATCGAAAGAGCTAAAGAGAAATTCTCCGGAGATTTGGTATTGGCTTCTGATGCATTTTTTCCTTTCCGTGACGTCGTAGATTTCTGCGCTCAGGAGGGTATCAAAGCAATCATCCAGCCAGGAGGAAGTGTAAAAGATCAGGACAGCATCGAAGCGGCCAATGAGCACAAAATTCCGATGATGTTTACTGGGGTTAGACATTTTTTACACTAA
- a CDS encoding proline-specific peptidase family protein, with protein sequence MTTRIVISFLTIFIMFSCNKVATKDKETTLQNYFSYGDSIESGGVKMIPITTPVGNFKVWTKRFGNNPKIKVLLLHGGPGMTHEYMECFETFFQKEGFEFYEYDQLGSYYSDQPKDDRLWTTDRFVDEVEQVRKAIGADKSNFYVLGNSWGGILAMEYALKYQKNLKGLMVANMMASAPEYGKYGDEVLGKQMKPEVLKEIRAIEAKKDFGNPRYMELLIPNFYNQHICRLKEWPDGVNRAIKHSNENVYTLMQGPSEFGISGRLANWDIKKRLPEINIPTLMIGAKYDTMDPKAMEEQSKLVKKGRYLYCPNGSHLAMWDDQKVFMNGVVSFINDVDSKKF encoded by the coding sequence ATGACAACAAGAATCGTTATTTCTTTTTTGACAATTTTCATCATGTTTTCTTGTAACAAGGTTGCGACGAAAGATAAGGAAACAACCCTCCAAAACTATTTTAGTTATGGGGATTCGATTGAGTCAGGAGGTGTGAAGATGATTCCGATCACAACACCTGTTGGAAATTTTAAAGTATGGACAAAACGTTTCGGGAATAATCCAAAGATCAAAGTTTTGCTTCTGCATGGAGGTCCGGGGATGACCCACGAATATATGGAGTGCTTTGAAACTTTCTTCCAGAAAGAGGGTTTTGAGTTTTATGAATATGATCAATTGGGATCTTATTACAGTGATCAGCCGAAAGATGACAGACTTTGGACCACAGATCGTTTTGTAGATGAAGTTGAGCAGGTGAGAAAAGCGATTGGGGCAGACAAATCCAATTTTTATGTTTTAGGTAATTCATGGGGTGGAATTTTAGCGATGGAATATGCTCTGAAATATCAGAAAAATTTAAAAGGATTAATGGTTGCCAATATGATGGCAAGTGCCCCGGAATATGGTAAATATGGAGATGAAGTTTTAGGAAAACAGATGAAGCCGGAAGTCCTGAAAGAAATAAGAGCAATCGAGGCAAAAAAAGATTTTGGTAATCCACGTTATATGGAGTTGCTTATTCCCAACTTTTATAATCAGCATATTTGTCGTTTGAAGGAATGGCCGGATGGAGTAAATCGCGCAATAAAACATTCTAATGAAAATGTGTACACATTGATGCAGGGACCGAGTGAATTTGGGATTAGTGGACGTTTAGCCAATTGGGATATTAAAAAAAGACTGCCTGAAATTAATATTCCTACCTTAATGATTGGTGCAAAATATGACACGATGGATCCAAAAGCGATGGAAGAACAAAGCAAATTGGTGAAAAAAGGGAGATACCTTTATTGTCCAAATGGAAGTCATCTTGCGATGTGGGACGATCAAAAAGTTTTCATGAATGGAGTTGTGAGTTTTATAAATGATGTTGATTCTAAGAAGTTTTAA
- the purN gene encoding phosphoribosylglycinamide formyltransferase has translation MKNIVVLVSGSGTNLQRILDTIDNGEIQNAKVSLVVADRECYGLERAKNHHIENILIPRGKNFSSELSTVIPENTDLIVLAGFLSILKPEFCENWNGKIINIHPALLPKYGGKGMWGMNVHNAVIEAKEKESGATVHFVTPGIDEGQAILQKSFEVTENDTPETLAEKVHLVEYEIFPIAINKVLGN, from the coding sequence ATGAAAAACATCGTTGTACTCGTTTCAGGTTCCGGAACCAATCTTCAAAGAATTTTAGATACGATTGATAATGGAGAAATCCAGAATGCAAAAGTTTCTTTAGTTGTTGCAGACAGAGAATGCTACGGACTGGAAAGGGCAAAAAATCATCATATAGAAAACATACTTATTCCGAGGGGAAAAAACTTCAGTAGCGAATTGAGTACAGTAATCCCTGAGAATACAGATCTCATTGTACTAGCGGGATTCCTATCTATTCTGAAACCTGAGTTTTGTGAAAACTGGAATGGTAAAATAATTAATATACATCCTGCATTATTGCCTAAGTATGGTGGAAAAGGAATGTGGGGCATGAATGTTCACAATGCAGTTATTGAAGCTAAAGAAAAAGAAAGTGGTGCAACAGTACATTTTGTAACTCCGGGAATTGATGAAGGGCAAGCGATTCTTCAGAAATCATTTGAAGTGACTGAAAATGATACACCAGAAACATTAGCTGAAAAAGTACATTTGGTCGAATATGAAATTTTTCCAATAGCAATTAATAAAGTATTAGGAAATTAG
- the purM gene encoding phosphoribosylformylglycinamidine cyclo-ligase → MSNTYKSAGVDKEEGYKTVDKIKKAVGETHNSNVLNHLGSFGAFYEIGGYKNPVLVSGTDGVGTKLKVALDSKKYDSIGIDCFAMCANDILCHGAKPLFFLDYLACGKLDSEIAAEIVLGMVAACKDNNCALIGGETAEMPGMYKPGDYDVAGFCVGIVEKDQIIDGSKIKPGNKIIALPSSGFHSNGFSLVRKVFPDFEEEFEGKPLYETLLVPTRLYYKDIHKVLGEVKVGGIAHITGGGLYENIPRIIPEGLCASIDASKIKIPSIMLELEKRGGVAREEMFGTFNMGVGMIVVVDPEHAEKVLHLLDDAYEIGEITEGSEKINLAI, encoded by the coding sequence ATGAGCAACACGTACAAATCGGCAGGAGTAGACAAAGAAGAAGGATACAAAACCGTTGATAAGATCAAAAAAGCGGTTGGTGAAACCCATAATTCCAATGTATTGAATCATTTGGGAAGTTTTGGTGCTTTCTACGAGATCGGTGGTTATAAAAACCCCGTATTGGTTTCAGGAACTGATGGAGTGGGTACAAAGCTTAAAGTGGCTTTGGACTCTAAGAAATATGATTCTATCGGAATAGATTGTTTTGCAATGTGTGCTAATGATATTCTTTGTCACGGTGCAAAACCATTGTTCTTTTTAGATTACCTGGCTTGTGGAAAATTAGACTCTGAAATTGCTGCGGAAATTGTCCTAGGAATGGTAGCTGCATGTAAAGACAATAACTGTGCATTGATTGGTGGAGAAACTGCTGAAATGCCAGGGATGTACAAACCCGGAGATTATGATGTGGCTGGATTTTGTGTAGGAATTGTTGAAAAAGACCAGATTATTGACGGTTCTAAAATAAAACCAGGGAACAAGATTATAGCATTACCAAGCTCAGGATTCCATTCCAATGGATTTTCACTGGTAAGAAAAGTATTCCCTGATTTTGAAGAAGAATTTGAAGGAAAACCATTATATGAAACGCTTTTAGTTCCGACAAGATTATACTATAAAGATATCCATAAAGTTCTGGGGGAAGTAAAAGTAGGCGGAATAGCTCACATTACCGGAGGTGGTTTATACGAAAACATTCCAAGAATTATTCCTGAAGGTTTATGTGCTTCTATTGATGCTTCAAAAATTAAAATTCCAAGTATCATGCTTGAATTGGAAAAAAGAGGCGGAGTAGCCCGTGAAGAAATGTTCGGAACATTCAATATGGGAGTAGGGATGATCGTAGTAGTAGATCCTGAACATGCTGAAAAAGTATTACATCTGTTAGATGATGCTTACGAAATCGGAGAAATTACAGAAGGAAGCGAGAAAATAAACTTAGCAATATAA
- a CDS encoding NADPH-dependent FMN reductase, with the protein MKILAIAGSNSEASMNKHLVTYAASMFGDHAEVEVIDLNPFEMPIYKHERELTGGVPQEAKDFAAKIDSANLLLVSLPEHNGTYSTAFKNVFDWVSRIKDRTVWSEVPMLLMSASPGGRGGAGVLEAATKRFPSHGGNIVETFSLPFFNDNFDKVAQKISNEEKDNELREKIIKVSAIETILEK; encoded by the coding sequence ATGAAAATTTTAGCAATAGCAGGAAGCAATTCCGAGGCATCCATGAATAAGCATCTGGTTACCTATGCAGCATCAATGTTTGGAGACCATGCAGAAGTAGAAGTGATTGACTTAAATCCTTTTGAGATGCCTATTTATAAACATGAAAGAGAATTGACAGGTGGTGTTCCTCAGGAAGCAAAAGACTTTGCAGCAAAAATTGATAGTGCCAATTTACTTTTGGTTTCTTTACCGGAACACAACGGTACTTATTCTACCGCTTTTAAAAATGTGTTTGACTGGGTTTCCAGAATTAAAGACAGAACAGTTTGGAGTGAAGTTCCTATGCTTTTAATGTCTGCATCACCTGGTGGAAGAGGCGGAGCCGGAGTTTTGGAAGCAGCTACCAAGCGTTTCCCATCTCATGGAGGAAATATTGTAGAAACCTTTTCTCTTCCTTTCTTTAATGACAATTTTGATAAAGTGGCTCAAAAAATCTCTAACGAAGAAAAAGACAATGAGTTAAGAGAAAAAATTATTAAAGTTTCTGCTATTGAAACAATCTTGGAAAAATAG
- a CDS encoding pirin family protein, with product MKTVYHKSDSRGHANHGWLNSYHTFSFANYQNPERTNFGVLRVLNDDTVSQGMGFGAHPHRDMEIISIPLEGDLEHKDSMGTTAVIKKGEIQVMSAGTGVQHSEYNKNKDEEVKFLQIWVFPRALNVEPRYDQKSIKEDEKINGFQQILSPNKNDDGVWIHQDAWFNLANFTKGNGKNYVLNKKGNGVYAFVLKGSAKVGDRILNERDGLGIWDTQSFNIEAIEDTEILLMEVPMELPSYLK from the coding sequence ATGAAAACAGTATATCATAAATCAGATTCAAGAGGCCATGCTAATCATGGTTGGTTAAATAGTTATCACACCTTCAGTTTTGCGAATTATCAAAATCCTGAGAGAACCAATTTTGGTGTGTTAAGAGTATTGAATGACGACACCGTTTCTCAGGGAATGGGTTTTGGAGCACATCCGCACAGGGATATGGAGATTATTTCTATTCCATTGGAGGGAGATTTGGAACATAAAGACTCCATGGGAACGACTGCCGTAATCAAAAAAGGAGAAATCCAGGTGATGAGTGCGGGAACAGGTGTTCAGCATAGTGAATATAATAAAAACAAAGATGAAGAAGTAAAATTCTTACAGATCTGGGTTTTTCCGAGAGCGCTCAATGTAGAACCTCGCTATGATCAGAAAAGTATTAAAGAAGATGAGAAGATTAACGGATTTCAGCAAATCCTTTCACCGAATAAAAACGACGATGGAGTCTGGATTCATCAGGATGCATGGTTTAACCTGGCCAACTTTACAAAAGGAAACGGTAAAAACTATGTTTTAAACAAAAAAGGAAACGGAGTGTACGCATTCGTATTGAAAGGAAGTGCCAAAGTGGGAGATCGAATTTTAAATGAAAGAGACGGCTTAGGAATCTGGGATACGCAGAGCTTTAATATCGAAGCTATTGAAGATACCGAAATATTATTGATGGAAGTTCCTATGGAATTACCTTCTTATTTGAAATAA
- a CDS encoding MFS transporter, with the protein MAKKIKPNLSMPQIINMSMGFLGIQMAFGLQNGNASRILANFGADVHELSWFWLVAPVTGLIVQPIIGHMGDNTWSPLGRRKPYFLIGAVLCAIGLVLLPNAASATHMMAANVLLLAVLFLAMMDASINVAMEPFRALVGDMLPKHQGTLGFSVQTILIGIGAVIGSYLPSWLTKLGVSNEAPEGFVADNVIYAFYVGAGFLLLTILYTIFTTKEYSPKQFAEFEDGKEVVEEPSRFTDIFKDFASIPPQMKKLGIVQFFSWFALFTMWVFTTSALATHHFGLSPKDTHSVAFNNAGDLTGELFAYYNFWAIPFAFLLTPIAKKIGKKQTHAFALAFGGLGLISMYFIKDINLLWISMVGLGFAWASILAMPYAMLIEVIPQRKMGVYMGIFNFFIVIPQIINGLFGGPIVSKVFGNYAIDYIVVGGGCMLLGAILTMIFIKSDDETPKEIEEEIKQVHF; encoded by the coding sequence ATGGCGAAAAAAATAAAACCGAATCTATCCATGCCCCAGATTATCAATATGAGTATGGGGTTTCTAGGAATTCAGATGGCATTCGGACTTCAAAACGGTAATGCCAGTAGGATTCTTGCTAATTTTGGAGCAGATGTACATGAGCTTTCGTGGTTCTGGCTGGTAGCTCCTGTTACCGGGCTCATCGTTCAGCCTATTATCGGACATATGGGTGATAATACCTGGAGCCCTCTGGGAAGAAGAAAACCGTATTTTCTGATTGGTGCTGTTTTATGTGCTATTGGTCTTGTATTGCTTCCCAATGCAGCTTCTGCTACACACATGATGGCTGCCAATGTATTGTTATTAGCAGTACTGTTTCTGGCTATGATGGATGCTTCAATTAATGTTGCCATGGAGCCTTTTCGTGCTTTGGTAGGTGATATGCTGCCAAAACATCAGGGAACGCTGGGGTTTTCAGTTCAGACGATACTGATCGGGATCGGAGCTGTAATAGGATCCTATTTGCCAAGTTGGCTTACAAAATTGGGAGTATCTAATGAGGCACCGGAAGGCTTTGTTGCAGATAATGTGATTTATGCTTTTTATGTAGGAGCCGGATTTCTTTTGCTGACCATTTTATATACTATTTTTACTACTAAAGAATATTCTCCTAAACAGTTTGCAGAATTTGAAGATGGTAAAGAAGTCGTTGAAGAACCTTCCAGGTTTACGGATATTTTCAAAGACTTTGCCAGTATCCCACCACAGATGAAAAAATTGGGAATCGTACAGTTTTTTTCATGGTTTGCTCTTTTTACCATGTGGGTATTTACCACAAGTGCTCTGGCCACTCATCATTTCGGGCTCTCTCCTAAAGATACGCATTCCGTTGCATTTAATAACGCAGGAGATTTGACCGGAGAATTGTTTGCTTATTATAATTTCTGGGCAATTCCATTTGCTTTTCTGCTGACTCCAATCGCTAAGAAAATAGGAAAAAAACAGACCCATGCCTTTGCTTTGGCATTTGGAGGACTGGGACTGATTTCCATGTATTTTATCAAAGATATCAATCTGCTGTGGATTTCAATGGTAGGCTTAGGATTTGCCTGGGCAAGTATTTTGGCAATGCCTTACGCCATGCTGATTGAAGTGATTCCACAAAGGAAAATGGGAGTGTATATGGGCATCTTCAATTTCTTTATCGTTATTCCGCAGATTATTAATGGTCTTTTCGGAGGCCCTATTGTAAGTAAAGTGTTTGGAAACTATGCTATCGATTATATTGTTGTAGGAGGAGGGTGCATGTTGTTAGGAGCTATTCTCACCATGATTTTTATTAAGTCAGATGATGAAACACCTAAGGAAATTGAAGAGGAGATTAAACAAGTTCATTTTTAA
- a CDS encoding nuclear transport factor 2 family protein: MKRVTIIYTLMLFLCGSIGISAQSKNSGFEKDKALINTMLDGFNAAAAKADFTHYFNYFADESTFIGTDATEVWDKKAFMIWAKPHFDKKRTWNFTALKRNIYFSKDRKMAWFDELLDTQMKICRGSGVLEKINGDWKVKQYVLSMTVPNDIVDKVVAEKAPIEDVFIQQLKTTK; encoded by the coding sequence ATGAAAAGAGTAACAATCATTTATACACTAATGCTTTTTCTATGCGGAAGCATTGGGATTTCTGCACAATCAAAAAATTCCGGATTTGAAAAAGATAAAGCCTTGATCAATACGATGCTTGACGGTTTTAATGCAGCCGCAGCGAAAGCTGATTTTACCCATTACTTTAATTATTTTGCTGATGAATCTACATTTATCGGAACAGATGCTACAGAAGTTTGGGATAAAAAAGCTTTTATGATTTGGGCAAAACCTCATTTTGATAAAAAGAGAACCTGGAATTTTACAGCTCTAAAAAGAAATATCTATTTTAGTAAAGACAGGAAAATGGCATGGTTTGATGAGTTATTGGATACTCAGATGAAAATTTGCAGAGGTTCCGGTGTTCTTGAAAAAATAAATGGTGACTGGAAGGTAAAGCAGTACGTTCTCTCTATGACAGTTCCCAATGATATTGTAGATAAAGTTGTTGCTGAAAAAGCACCTATCGAAGATGTTTTTATACAGCAATTAAAAACAACAAAATAA